The following nucleotide sequence is from Corylus avellana chromosome ca7, CavTom2PMs-1.0.
TGAGGTTGCCTAGAGATGATGGTATATCCCCCAACAATCTATTTCCAGAAAAAAACAATCCTTGCAACTTTTGTAACTTCCCAAAATAAGTGGGAATGGTGCCTGTGAACAGATTTTCCTCCATGCCGAAGATTCTTAAGTTGATGAGATTCTCTAATGTTGCAGGAATAATTCCAGATATTTGATTGCCACCAACATATAAACCACTGAGTTGTTTCGACAAATTTCCTATAGAATCAGGTAAACTACCTCCAAaattgttaagagaaaaatctaGCGCTTCCAGTTTGGTGCAGTTTTCCAAAGATGTTAAGAAATCCAAGTCCTTGGCTGAATTAATTCCAAGATTATTTCCACCAATAGCTAAAACAAAGAGATTTTGCAGGTTGCCTAGATCAGTTGGAACTTGTCCCACGAAATTGTTTGCGGAAAGATAAAGAAATTCAAGCTGGGAAGCATTGGATAGTGAAACTGGGATTGGACCAGAGAATTCGTCATAACCGATGTTCAAGTTTCGGAGATTAGAGAGAGTGAGGCCTATATTGGCTGGAAGAGTGCCATTAAGTCGGTTATTACCTCCGACTTCAATGCTCTTCAGAGTTGATATATTGAAAAAGGAATAAGGGAACGTACCAAACATATCATTTTCCACAACTCCGAAGTAAACTAACCTTTGCAAATGACCCATTTCATCTGGAATATTTCCCACGAAATAATTAAGCGAGAAGTCAAGTGCTTGGAGTGAAGAAACATTTCCCAGAGAAGGTGGGATGCCTCCTGTCAAATGATTTGTGGAAACGCCAAGAAACACAAGCCTCTTTAAAGAGCCCAACTCAACAGGAATATTCCCAGTAAGATTATTCATTTTGAAGTCCAAGAATCTGAGTTGAGGACAGTTGGTGAAGTTGCTTGGAATTTCCCCTGCTAACAAGTTACTGCTAAGATTGAGACGTTTCAGCCGGAAGAGATGAGTGAGTTGTTGTGGAATTTCGCCATGTAAGAAGTTGCCTGAGAAGTTGACGAAACTAAGAAAGCTGAGGTTGCCAATGTAAGGTGATATGGATCCACCTAAGGTATAGCCCGATAGTTCCAAGCCCGTAACTCTTTGATGCTTGCGGCCGCATGTAACTCCCTGCCAGTTGCACAAGTGGATGGAATCATTCCAAGAGGTGAAGATGTTAAATGGGTCATTGGGTatcatttctttgaatttgagtAGAGCCACACGATCTGTCTCGTTGGTTGGAGAGGCCGCAGCAGTAGCGGCAGGTTGGAAGCATAGGAGGGTcatagaaaagagaagaaggtaTGTAGTGTATAGTATAAGTGCAGGTAATAAGTTGCGGGTATGAAGCTTCATTGGAATGGAGAGAAGGGAAGCAGAGTATTTGTGAGATATTGTGCGAGGTAGAGCAAGATCTTTGTAGGACTCACTTAAGAACGCGTGAGAAGTGGGCCAAAAGGAATTGTTACAAAGACCGAAAAGACTTCACTAGCATGAAGTGGCCGTTCCATACGCGCGCATTAATGGATCTAATTGAAGTAGTTGTTGAAAACCAATATTGTGATAATTGGGTTCAGGAAGCTGGAGGTGTCTGACACTAGGAATAACGATACAGTGTCTCTCAGCGTCGTGAGCGAGAGAAGTGAACGAATGAGCCTAGTTCACCCACTGGACAAGGCCCACTAAAGAATCCGATTTTTATGGGCCACTAAAGATTCCGTTTGTTAGGCCCACAAAGACACGGAAGCACGAGGCTCTATATCCGACTAATAAGTCGTTAAACATTTCGTTTTGATAAAAAAGAGAGGCCTTTCACGTGTCCGTACATAACCAACGAGCCAGCCATGTCATCGTTCGACGACTCATTCACTCAACCCGGCGACGACTCGGTACCCATGGCCGGGTCGACTCGTCCGTTCGACGACGACGGCTACATAGGCTACGACCCGCGCCTTCCCTCCCAGCGATTCGACTCGTTCACTGCTACTCACTTCGCCGACTCCGACTCAGTCAAGGACTCGGCCACCGACTCGCCGATCTTCCAtgataacaataacaacaacaacaattactCTTTCTCTGCCGGAGATGACGAGTTCGTGTCGCAGCCAGAGCCGGAGATCTACGCCGGAGCGAACGGCGAGGGATTCGATGGAGGGTTTGGTGGATCGGACGGTCCGGTTTTGCCTCCTCCGGCCGAGATGGAGCCTGAGGAGGGCTTCGCTCTCAAGGAATGGAGGAGGTAGGGTTTCGGTTTTCACTTTGCTTGTCTTGGATTTAGAAATTTTACTGTGTATCCGTATTCCTTCGAACTGATTACGTTAGACTTGTGGTccgtttggttgccgagaaaatgaaggaaaattgTCCTGGTTTGCGTTTCCATCTATCATGATTCAGTCACTTAACTCAACTAAATGCTTTTTTAGGTTCAATTTGgattatgatttaaattttgagacaATGATCTTTTTAGTTATCTTCCTAAGATTCTCGTGACAGCCAAACAGAGAAATAAGTAAATTCAAATATTTCACTGAAAATTTATGGAAATTGATTATCATCTATGGATTAAGAGctttattttttcatctttcttaCAACGTTCTGTTTGCTTAGTGAATTTGATGGAATCTTGTGGAGTAGTTGTATGGTTCATTTTTCGTGTTGGATTTGTGATGCACAGACAGAATGCGATCCAGCTGGCAGAGAAGGAGAAGATTGAGAAGGAGTTGTTGAACCAGATAATCGATGAAGCAGATGAATACAAAGTTGATTTCTACAGGAGGAGGAAGATCACCTGTGAGAACAACATAGCCACTAACAGGGAGAAGGAAAAGGTTTGTCGCTATTTGCAATATACTACTTAGTTACTTTCTTGATTAATATTTGGATCTATAGCTGTCTATTGTTTGCTTTGTTGTTTTGTTCTTGAATTACAAGATTAAAATCATTGTATATGATGACATGCTGCAAACATAATTTGGTGGTTATGTAATTGTTGAAATTAAGTAGTGGAAGAGTGTAGAAACTTGAAAATGTAGTTATAAGGATCACATTTGCTGTTTACTTCCACACGAGTGAAAACAAGATATGAGAGCTTATGGACTCTTGAAAGAGATAAATGTTGATTCTGctttgatttgaaaaatgtgGGTTTCTTGTTAAATGCAGAACACCAGGAAAAATGCACTTACTGGTATTTTCAAGTAACAAATAATATGAAGTAGGCTGTTGTGGAGTTTGTTAATATGATACCTACTCTATTGTTGGTATCAAATATGATCATGGTTTAACTGTTATTTTCAAGTAACAAATAACTTTTTCCATGGGATTTACGTAAGAAAATTGTATGGTCAactttttgaaaagtgttttgtgttttcaaaggaaaaaaacaataaacatgcttattttgagagaaatatatatatatatatattcatctgtGGAGGTTGatttcttatttataaaaaataaataaaataatagagagGCAGCCACTTGGTCACCCCTACAAGGCAAGAAGGGGTGGTCACGCAGCCGCTCCTTGTCTAGTTGGGGTGGTCAAGCAGCTAGTTGTGTCCTATTGGTGTGGCCAAGCAGCTACACTCTCTCCTCCATTGGGAGTGGCTGTGCAGCCAcctttatttcttaaaattattattttttaattagaagtCAGCCTCTAcacatgaaaaataaacacatgttctctcaaaatattcctacaaaatattcctataagaTGGTGTGGGAAgttttctaacaattttttttaagtgttttgcaTTTTGACAACATGAAAAAACCAAATGTCTCTGCCCTGtccttgtgtttgaaaaagtgtgtttttgtgtttgaaaagaGAAGACTTTTTTGGAAACTTAAGCAAACATAGCCCCAGTTTTCTGGTAACTTCATTATATTTACGGGGAGATCTCATATCTATTATTTTGGAAGTAGGTCACACCCTTActtgattttgtaaatttagTTGCATACCCATGAACTAAAACTGAAGCaacttgattttgtaggtcaccATTACTAGATTTTGTAGATTTAACTGCATACCCATGGACTTAGAAAGGAAGCAACTTGGCTATGTGATCGATATGATAGTTTTGTACGACAGACTGGAGCATATGTTCTTTAGATCGCTCTTTCATTAAATGTCTCAAGATAGTAACGGTACTCCTTTTTGGGTAGTCGGACTCTTTACCCttgtaatttgtattttttaggGGTCACCTAGTACACAGATTGTGAACTTGCAGTGTCCCCTGTTAAGCAAACCACTTTTGTAGAACTCAATGTGACATGCGTGAATCCTGGAAGTTGATTAGCTGAATTTGTGCATGCCTgggattttatttattatatgtaTTTTGTTTAGTTGGTAATTGAGCTCAAGATTGGATGAataaattactagcaatttgagCAGCATATTATAAGGGAGCCATATGGAACCTATCtatccaaataattttttacttatcTAGTCACCTACTCGAGCAGGTGAGTCCCACGTGAGTTCTCTCACATTCGCTGCCATAATTGCCAACAATTTGCACAGGTGATCCTTATCCGCTAGGTAGTCTCTTTTGCTAAGCATTGAGGGGTGAAACTTGTACATATGAGGGAGTCTTACCTTAATTTTCTTAGATAATGAGCTTAATCTCTCTGACATATAAGATATCATGCAGTTACTCAGCTCTTTCCTTGATTGCATCTTTTTGGACTCGTATCTTCTTTTGTGTCAGTTATTTCTTGCCAATCAAGAGAAGTTCCATGCTGAGGCGGATAGGAACTACTGGAAGACCATTGCAGAGCTCATTCCTTATGAGGTGCCAGCCAtcgaaaaaaaaagagggaagaaaGATCTGGAGAAGAAGCCTTCCGTTGTCATTGTCCAAGGTCCCAAGCCTGGAAAGCCAACTGATCTTTCAAGGATGCGGCAGATAATCGTAAAACTAAAGCACAACACACCTCCCCACCTGAAGCCTTCTCCGCCACCAGCACCAGCCCCTACAAAGAAGGATGCTCAAACCAGTGGCGCAGCTGCTGCAGCCGCTCCTCCCAAGGCCGCTGCTGTTGCGGCTCCTGAGACTGTTGTCGTTGCTTGATAGTTATGTCAGCCTTTGTAAGTCAGGATATTTTCACTGTAAGCGACTCTATTGTTAGGTTATATGAAATCAAGACCTTTGAACATCATCGCTGGGAATATTTGAATGTGCGAGgctattttttttgtgtttttaatgtatAAATCTCGACTTATGGCCTCGAATATTAGATAATATTTTATCGTTGGTTTCAAGCTCTCTACTAAAGTTTGGTGCTTGGCAAAGCTTGTATGACTGAGTTGACTAGTAATTTACGAGAGACTGAAACGACTAGGATTTTTTATAATTGTAAAAGACTCGATACAGCCCATTGGGCCCCTACCTATCCGGGCACATGCTGGGCTAGATGAGCCCCATAGCCTCCTACAATTGAGGGATTGGCTGCAATCAATTCCAATCCGGAGTAAAAAGTTCATTTGAGATTGAGATGACTTCGAGTATATTTGGCCTTGCAATTTGTGAGtcaaaaaagtgcttttaaataaaattaaaaattgcgAAATGCCTCCTTTGGAGGTGGGTTTataatttacattttcaaatcgtaagcaagaaaatgcattttaaaaatgtataatttttaaGGTCAAAACACTTacaaattatgtttttaaaatttgtgctTTCATATTGCAGGAATTGAAATTTATTAAGATAATGTCAAGTTTCACCCTACCCCATCCACTGTGCGTATATGCTTGTCAGCTTGAGGTCACTGGCTTAGTGGCTTTACTCCACTGAGTCATTAAATTTTCAACTACCCGAAAAGCCTTGCTTATTATTATTCCTGCGTAGATCATTGATTGTTGGAACTACTAGTAGTGATTGCAACTAGCTTTGAACTCTGTACAACGGGTGACCCTAGCGAAGGGAACTGTCGCAATCGGGAGGTGTTCATGACATTGGGATAATGGCAGAGGATGGCTTGGTGAGGGCAATTTTGATGCCTTCGAAGCTCTTGCCTTCCACAGGCCTACAAGTGGTCCACCTTCTTGGTGTTGTCATcctgaaaaatatcaattgtGTATTTTGGTGGATCAGAATTATCCTACCACTGCGCAATTTGATGGATGACGATTACTCTAACCGCTGGCCAAAAGAAAGGCCAGTCTTTATATTACATTTCACTTCAAAAGAATTATTGCTCGTATTCCTATTTTATCACAGACccaccacacacacacagaaaCAGATCGAAACAAGTAATTTCGAGTACTTCGATTGCCCTAATTGCACCATCCATGCAGGTAAAGATGAACATAGCAAGAAAGTAAGTTGATCACCAGCGGATATTGTAGTGATCTTGAATTGGGGAGGAAGGGGTAGGGAGAGGTAATTTGATTTCTATTTTATAATGAGATCATCGAGATGGGTCCAACTTTTCAAAAGAGTACACGGGCATAACCGTGTAGAAAAATGGGCATGGAGACTGTTCGCCACATAACTAGCTTCCCTGATTAAACAGCAACCGTGAATTACATAATCTCAAATCCCAACAATTCCAATAACTTTACATTAATCATAGAAGCATGATTTGGGTCAGTAATAATTTCAGGAAGCCGACTCTCTGTAGCTGTCAGAATGATCCAGattcaacataaaaatatagggagattagaatgcagttTATATATCTCAGGATAATAGGTCTCAGAACTATCACCTGCCACGCATACTAGCAGGTGATCGACCGCCTCTCTCGCTGCCAATATCATCTTCTAATTCACTCCCATCTAAACACATGCCATTATTGTTCACACTAACTTCAGAACTAGCATTGCTGCTCGTGGCAAGAGGAGAGTCTGAAACACTAATAGCTCTGCTTCGTGCAGGCCCTGACCTCACACTGTACATAGAGGATGCCGGAATATTTGTCATCAATGGCCGTAAATTACCCGGAATGCTTCGCCTTATATCCTGCTCAGGGGAAATTTGAATCAGAAAGATGGTtttggaaacaaaaagaaacaattttgaGTCATGCCATACCCTCATGAGTAGAGAGATGATAAACTTAGGTATAACATGGAAATTTTCTTAATATGACACCAGAGAATCTAGTCTGAACTGAAACTAATGTGAATAATTTGATTCCCCATAACATGGAAAGATATACATACCATATGCCTTATAGCCATATCTAGGGATTTCTTCGAGAGCGTTCTTCCGAAGCCTGAACTGTCTGGGGATGAAGACGACTTCCCTGAGAGATTACCATGAGGAGAATGTTTGTCATCTTGCCTTGGTGGTGCCAGTTTCCGCATGTTTATTACCCTTTCAACCATTTTTGTTCCAATTAAGACTGGGCTCACATTGTCACTTGCTTTAGAATACATACGACTCACTGCAGGAACAGAGCCTCCACTGGCATGGAGCATGCCATTGGAGGTGCGTCCTCTTGAGGGTGAGCATGATTGCCGTCTTGGTCTTCCATTAGAACTGGGCTCAATGGAGGAAGATCGAGAACTAGGTAGTCCAGGCCTGCCCCTAGTGGCCGATAGTGGCCTTTCCGGAACTGATGTCCTTAAATTTGGTGGAGCATCAAGTGAGAAACCAGGCATCTCTGAGGGTTTCCATGGTCTGGATTTCACTGTTGGGGAAGTACCACGTGATGGCACAGGATTTCTTGATGTCATCGGAGCTGGCTTTGAAACTGAAGAAGTTGACCTAGCTGGAGGAGCAGATACATTGGGTGCACTTGATGGTGTGGATGGTCGCCGAGTTGGTGTTGCTGCCCGCGACGTGGACTTGGATGGAGGTAAAGTGGGTCTGGCAGTTGGAGTTGAAGATCTTGCTGTAGACCTCGACGGTGTAGAGGATCTTGCTGGTGCTGTGGGCTTAGCTGCAGGAGCCGTGGGCTTAGCTGCAGGAGCCGTGGTCCTAGTTGCAGAAACAGAGGGCTTAGTTGCAGAAACTGAGGGCTTAGTTGAAGGCAAGGTCGCCCTTGATGTAGGTGTTGAGGATCTTGAAGGCCTAGACGCTGATGTCAATGTTGGGCGCCCAGTTGGTGTTGCAGGCCTTGATCCTGGACCCCCTGATGATGGTGGCCTGCGGGGGCCACTTGAAGTGTTCAACCCAGGGGAGGAAACTGCTTGTTTAGATACTAAGTTCGTCCTTGGAGTAGGCTCTAGCTGTGGGTTTGCTAACTGTAACAACAATTATGGAATGAGTGAGCAAATAAATTGACTTTATGACTTCAAGCATAATTCTAACCCCAATATCATCAATAGTAGATTGCCACTAAAATAGCCTCATGGATATGGAATTCAAAAGACTAAGATACATTTGAGAAGACACATCATTATTTCTAGGGGAAACTACAACAATTTTTAACTCCAACAGCAACAGCAGCTAAGGTATTAATATCCCTTAATACTTAGATACGTTAGTCCAGTCTTGTTAAAAATGTGAAATTTCAATTTGAGCAATCTCAAGACCACCCTGTCAGACGTGCAATATATTGATAGGTTCCAACAACGCTCAGATGAATGCACATGTGAAATTCTGATCCACAAGAAACCTTCATTTACTGAGGGTACAAGTGTACCAAAAACTTTTAAGATTTTAAGGGTACCTACCCTAGATTTCAGCGCAGTGGGGCGAGCCTTTGGGGTACCAAGTTGACTCATTATGGTTCTTTGAGATTCCATCTCCAAAGAAGGAAATAGAGGTGTACCAGGAGGGGTTAAAAGCCTGAAAACAGAAGAAAAGTCTATTAAGAGCAACTTAAATAACACCAATTCACACCTTTTACATATCTGTAAATAAATAACTGTAATCCAATAAAATCACACATATAGAAGGAACAGAGACAAACAGACACTACTTCATTATCTTCAACAGCAAAAGCTCTTTTATTGAATTAGTAATTAATCTAAGAAATGGAAAGTTTGATGACTTCCAATACTAATGGAAATATTTAAGCTCAATTGGATATCCGATGGGAATAAACTGTAGGATGCTGAGTTGATGATAGGGAAGAGAAACCTCTTTCAAGTTCTCATAAACATCCTACTATGACATTGCTAAAGTTCCATAAGCaggaaaaggaaacaaaaatgtttctttttaaGGATGACAAGACTTTCTTCATTGCAATAATAGAATTTAGAACATCTGAAAATGTTCTTTCGTCACATCTATAGTGTATCCACTTCCATCGACTGCACATGATATTAATAACCTTTAAAAATTCTTTCTTCTTAGTTTTTTATTCTTTGGAACTACATCCCGTAATTCAAGTTCAACTTCTTACGAAACCTCaaaactaaaagtaaaaccaAGTGAACTGGCTGAAATAATAAATCTATCTGGTCAACAGAAGCTAGGTTTAATTTGCGTAAGCAGTAGTTTTACCAGAATCTATCTCCACTAATGATGACTGTAACCCACAAGAGAAACATCAAATTCTATTGTAACCAGCAAAGTTTACAATAGAAATGTAAGAACACAACCACATTACCAGTCATAGTCATTTTTATCATTGTCCGAATTGAGGAAATCATCAGCACCGGCCTTGCGTGCAGGTGCCGGCGTTGATgatgaaatattaaatataggAGAGGTTCCGGGTTTTGATCCTGCAATACGAACAACACCACCAAATTACAAACACAATATCTAGAAGTCACAAGTTTTGACCCCAAGGCACACAACCACAATAATGCAGTAATTTCAACACAAAATCTGCAGCAGTAACTTATgcagtaaaataaaatatcaaatcacaAAGCAAGCaaaattatcaaatcaaaatcaagaaCACTTACCTAATCTGAAATTATCAAAATTCCATACAATTTAagctaaaaatagaaatatatttaGCTGAAAAATTGCAGAAGAATATAGAGAACCATAAgcaaaatcaatatatatattttttttcttattcataaaaaaataaaaacagtctTTTTTGCAACTCTACATTTATAAATAACATTGGAGTGAGAACACTCATACTACATTGCACTATATCAAAGCCCTCAGGAGCATTAAAAAATTCCCAAACAAAACCTGAAGAAATCGGTACCTAAAGGCGCATCCAACTCCTCCGAGTTGTTTAGAAAAAGATCATTCCGTTCCTTCTCACGCTTCCTCATCTCGAGGAACAATGCGagctcttcttccttctccttcATCACCGAAGCCCTCAGACCCCCcagctgctgctgctgcctCTGCCTTACCGCCGCTTGCATTTGCGGGTCCTGAGCCCTAAAACTCCGATTCATCGCCCAAAACCCTAGCTCCGGAATAGCACCAATAATCACAGATCAAACTAAACAAATCCCCAAAAACCCTAGCTTATCTTCTCATTCACGTCTCCAACCACTCACAACAGTTTCTATTACACCAAACGCATCGTTTTGGTCATCATGAACTTCCTCCAAACCAAAAATGACCAAAGCTAGTAATAATTAGATCTGAAACCGAAGCGTAAATCACTGCATTTTGCtaagatttctttaaatcagAACTTTGACCTCGTCTAATGGCCCACACAGAGTGAGATATCCTCAGCTCAAGTAAACCGCCGTTGTTGCAGACCTAAGCTGAAACCTAGAAAAAGAGGCAAGACCGAGTTTGAAGGAACCGCCGATGGAGCTGAACGAAGCAGCAAAGCTAGAGAGAGATCGAAGATTTCACAGTAGAGGGAAAGATAGAGAGAGGATGGGAGTGGCATGAAATGGTAAATAGGTGGGGGATTGAAGTCTGAAATGGGGAAAAGAGTGCAAGGTGGACCTTTCAGCTCTCCTGGTTTCTATCACTTAAAGCCTACGTTTTCAGGTTGCCGATTTAGGTGGGCCTATAATCACGATAATACCCTGGCCTCTTC
It contains:
- the LOC132188715 gene encoding clathrin light chain 2; protein product: MSSFDDSFTQPGDDSVPMAGSTRPFDDDGYIGYDPRLPSQRFDSFTATHFADSDSVKDSATDSPIFHDNNNNNNNYSFSAGDDEFVSQPEPEIYAGANGEGFDGGFGGSDGPVLPPPAEMEPEEGFALKEWRRQNAIQLAEKEKIEKELLNQIIDEADEYKVDFYRRRKITCENNIATNREKEKLFLANQEKFHAEADRNYWKTIAELIPYEVPAIEKKRGKKDLEKKPSVVIVQGPKPGKPTDLSRMRQIIVKLKHNTPPHLKPSPPPAPAPTKKDAQTSGAAAAAAPPKAAAVAAPETVVVA
- the LOC132188714 gene encoding uncharacterized protein LOC132188714, whose protein sequence is MNRSFRAQDPQMQAAVRQRQQQQLGGLRASVMKEKEEELALFLEMRKREKERNDLFLNNSEELDAPLGSKPGTSPIFNISSSTPAPARKAGADDFLNSDNDKNDYDWLLTPPGTPLFPSLEMESQRTIMSQLGTPKARPTALKSRLANPQLEPTPRTNLVSKQAVSSPGLNTSSGPRRPPSSGGPGSRPATPTGRPTLTSASRPSRSSTPTSRATLPSTKPSVSATKPSVSATRTTAPAAKPTAPAAKPTAPARSSTPSRSTARSSTPTARPTLPPSKSTSRAATPTRRPSTPSSAPNVSAPPARSTSSVSKPAPMTSRNPVPSRGTSPTVKSRPWKPSEMPGFSLDAPPNLRTSVPERPLSATRGRPGLPSSRSSSIEPSSNGRPRRQSCSPSRGRTSNGMLHASGGSVPAVSRMYSKASDNVSPVLIGTKMVERVINMRKLAPPRQDDKHSPHGNLSGKSSSSPDSSGFGRTLSKKSLDMAIRHMDIRRSIPGNLRPLMTNIPASSMYSVRSGPARSRAISVSDSPLATSSNASSEVSVNNNGMCLDGSELEDDIGSERGGRSPASMRGR